The sequence AGCTGTTGTACGTGCGCGAGGCTACGGCGGACTTACATCGATCTGTGCAAGAAGTTCGTCTACTTCTTCGAGCACAAGGGCGCGACGCACGCCAAAGAGCAGTGGTTCATGGACCTGCTGGTGTTCTTCCAGCGCCTGCAGATGCTGCTTCATCAGAGCAGCAACAAGCCTCCCTTAGACATTTTTTGGCAGCAGCTCGAGGCGACGACAGTCCCGAGGTATACACCGCCCACTTTCAACTGCTGCATGGCTGCCTTGGGCTGACGGTGAACGTAGTGAGGAGTCCGCTGGGACCAGCTGCTCCAACGAGGCCTGTAAAAGCATTCGCAGGCATTGCCTTCTCTCCTTCGGGATGTGCCCTGGAAGCTTACGTTAACTGGCAGCCGACGACCGAACAGAAGTCGGACAAGTAGTCTGCCACAGCTGAAACCTTTTACCTAATGAGCTTTCTCTTCAGGCACCTATAAGCCGCCTTGGCATTCTTGGCTACACCTTGGACGTGGCCAAGAGCATGAAGTGCCTGGGGCCCTCCGCCATGGAGCTAGACAAGCTGGTGCGTCTACTGGCACTCGTGGCCGAAAAGTAGCGTGTCCCGAACAAATGTCCCTTGTGCTGGCCTTCTTGGAGCCCTTGCAACATCTACGACCGCTCATCACCAGCCAAAGCCAGTGTCCACTGCAAGAGCTCCGACATGGCCAACCGTCTGCAGTCCACGAGTCTACGAGTGGCACGAGTCCAGTCCTATGCCCAACCCCTAACCCCCGCCCAAAAGAAACAGCTATACGATGTGGATCTGTTGGCGTGCTGCACTTCCAGAGTGCGCGGCCCGTACCCCTGCTGCAGTCGCTACTACGCTGCGTCACAATGACTACCACCCTGGTTCTCCTGGCACGCAAGATGCGCACCGACAGCGAGGTGGTGCGTCAGTGCGAGGAACTGCGCTCCCAGCTGCAAAGCATGGCCTCAAGCAACCGCTCAGCCGCATGCAACAGCTGGCCATTGGCCATACCAGTATCAGTGTGCTGCTGGAGGCTTTGAGGCACAGAAGACCAAGTTCTCGATCAAGGAGACGGCCGAGAACAGCCTGGAGGAGTTAATCGTCAAGAACAACTTGCTGGAGCTCAACATTAAGCGGGAGCATCGCCTGGTGGAGTTGGCTACATCGGCCATCGCTAACTTCGCGGCCTTCTTCGAACGTGCAGACCAAGAGCCGCTCGGCTGCGACGATACACCAATCGACTGGGAAGCCCTGATCGACGATGCAGTTGCTGCAGCCATGGCTCTGTCCACCATGGCTACATGGCGCAGGCCGATGAAGCTGGCTGCTGATACTCAGGATTGGCAAATGCTGGACGAGAGATTCACCTACCTGCGAGCCCTGACCCACTTCCTGGGACAAGACCACCTGAATTCTAACCAGCAGCTCCAACTCTCCGAGGAGGTGGATCGAGCGCAGGAGCTGCTCGACGATCTGTGGCCTCAGCTCCAAAACGGATGGTTCTATAAGCGCCAACATACTATAGTGatgctctgcctctgccacatGGCCAGCTACTATGCGCGGCAGGACTGTCTGTGCCACGCccagctgctgttgctgcagccgAGGAGCTGCGCGCCCAGTTCGATGAGCGAGTTGGCAAGAGCGACATTGTGCAGATCACAATCCAGACAGTTCGTTTTCGATTGGACTACAGCGGAAGACGCGGTGCAGCAGCCTGCCTAGGAGGCCGTCGCCCCTGCGACAGCTAGACACGCTGGTCGACAGCGTGCGCAACTACTGCACAGTGTCCAGCGTGGACCTGGGAgccctgcagctgctgctggctgacCTCGTGAGGGAGAGCACCGAGTATGCGGCCAATCGGCTGACCGCGCCGTTCGCCTTTTACGGCACCACGCTTAACCTGGTGCTGCAGTCGGGTATGGCCCTGCGGACCATTGAGGTGCTCATCTCGTGGCTCTGGATGAACCTGCAGAATGAGTACCTGGACCAGGCGCAGTCCAAGCTGCGCCTCCTGGACCATTTGCTCGCCATCAAGCCGCTTAGTCGAACGCTGGTGGAGCAGACATCGGCCAAATACATCCCCGCAATAGCCGCCAAGGAAGATCACAAGGCGAATGCCATGAGCGAGCTGACCAGCAACATGCTGCTCATGCAGCTCGTGGAGCCGATAAAGAAGCAGAACCAGCTGGACGTGGCCACACTCAAGTCTCTGCCCATGCACGAGCCAATTCCCACCAGCCATCAGCTGCAGCGCTATGTGAGCAAGCAAGGGATGCCGCCCCATCTACGGGACAGCATGCAGCTGCAATGTTTCTACTTTATCGTGGGATGTCTCCATgcccgcttaaacttcttgaAAAGGGAGACCGATCAGCTGGACGACTTCTACGTAGGGGCAGGCAATTGGCTGCAGGAGGATCCCGTACGCACCGCCACACTGGGCTCCATGCTCATCGTGCACGAACTCTACCACATCAACTATCTTCGCTTCAGAAAGAAGAACAAGGAGGCTCTCAGCTATGCGGAGGCAGCTCTCAAATCAGTGCCCCAAACGGCGGACATCAACTATAGCTTCAACCTCATGGTCCAGATAAAGACGGCCCGGTTGGAGCTGCATCTCGTTGGCAAAGCGAGGGCGAAGACCATTAGGCGAGCCCTCGCTTTTAACACTTCGCCAGAGGATAAACGCAGGAAAGGTGTTGTTGAGGGGACTACAAGGCAAAATCATCTGCCAGAAAGACGCCCAGGTTCAAGATATACACGGAGCTGGAATTGCGACCACCCATcggctgcagcaacagcagcagcaagagcgGCAATGAGAACACGCCACCATCGGATCATGTGGATCTGAATGCCTGCCAGACGATCGAGATAAGCGATGACGATGCTGCTTCGGTTTCAGCTTCGACTCCGGCTCCCTCTCAACTGACCCGATCCCAATCTGTGCCAGCCAAGGCCACAAAGACACGCTCCGCTAGAATTGGTAGCCAACTAAAAGTACCAGAGATCATCGAATTGGACGATACCATGGAAGAGACGCCTTCCACCTCATCGGCAGCCTCAGTGAAGCGGTATCCGACTAGTGATGCAAGGAGCACTCGTGCCCGCAACAGGCAACTCGAGGAAACGCCAGCGACCACGCGGGGACGACCACGTCGGAAGGTACCGGAGCCTTAGGCGGCGGCAAAGGAACTGATCAGAACTGACACTTGCATAGGCTTATAATAGTTTATAGTTAATATTTGTTTGTAGCTTGTCCTTATTCCATTTGATTGTGTATTTATAAACGTTATGGCAAGGAGATCGACCTTCCAGAGAATGTCTAAAATGTTCTTATTGCTTGAGCACGCGTATCAGCGAACTCTTGCAGATGTCCTGGACCCACCGACCAAACTGAATCCGATTCTGTCCGTGGTCGAAGAAGCCAGCGCCCGACTTGCAGCCCTCCTGGAACTCTCCCACATAGCGCTTTCCGTTTGCTGAACACAGACGAAACATATGGATCGACGAGGATTCTACTGAACTTTCATTTTGTTAGAGGACTCACCCGAGAAGAGGACGCCCCGTCCGTGCATGGCATCCTGGAGCCATTCCCCCACATAGACGCGTCTGTCCGCATACCAATGTATGCCGCGTCCTTGCCGCTTGTTCATCTGCCACTGACCAAAGTAGACGGATCCATCGTCGTAGTACTGTTTTCCCTCCCGCTGCGCTTGTCATGGCGCCAATGACCCACATAGAGGCGATGCACCTGGCCATCAGGGGACTCCCGCCGCATGGATCCGTAGCCATGACGTTGGCCCCGCTGCACTGGCCCTCGTACACCAATCCACGACGGCTCGATTTCACTCCATAGCCGTGGTGTTGGTTCCTCAGCCACTTGCCCTGATAGCGGCCATGTCCTCCGGCAGGATAGCGCAGGCTTCGAACACCATTGCCGCCACCAGCATGGCACGACATGTTGCAGACAACTGAGCCCCAGCCCCGCTTTGGGTTTGTCATCTGTGCTCTTCTTTCGTGTCCTGGGGTGCGTGCGGTGTCCCTTTTCTAATCAACCCCAACCATGTGTCCTGGCTCCGTTTGCCCCCATCCAAAAACTTTCGTTAGCTAGTCGCTCTTCCAGTCGCTCCTGGCACGCAAGCCTAACGACCTGATGGAGGTCAGGCGGGGGGAACGGCAATAGAAAATCGCTTGCTTCGGTTAAATATAGGTAGAAAAAATCGTTTAATCGTACGTGTATAAATTACAGCGCAATTTCGCTTACATATGCGcctatcaatatcaaaatttgGGCTAACACGATCTGGTTCGGTTCGAATTATTGGGTTCTTACACACTACGTGGGCGAGGGAAGACTGCGCTATGGATGAGGTCTGGGTCTGACATCGCGAGCGATGGCATACCACTAAAATACAATACAGATATTAGCGGACGCGCCAACTAGTTACAACAAATATACAAGCTAATATTGAGGAATATTTAGTCAACACAGTGGTTTAAACTTGAAAGTAGTATTCCTTTAGTTTGGGTCTTTCATCATTGCATGCGATGAGTACACAGGGGTTACGATGTGTAAAGGTCTTGAGCTTAAAGAAACATTGCTCGATGCACAATCCTTTAGAATATACGTACTCATACTGTTTTTGTATAATAAAAATCTACTGCCTTCTGCGTATCACAATTTGCATCAACTACAAATTTACAAAATATTCACTTATTTAGTCTGAGGATTGACGGCGAGGCCTCTGGCCCACTGCCGTAAGTgtcttttcttttcgttttcgttaagTTTTTAGAGAAGGATCGCCGAGATGGTTTATTGCTTCGTGGGATCCTCGCGCGATTGATACTGCTAAACGATGTCACCGGCGGCACCGTAGTGGATGCCGTTATTGCGATTATGGTTGTTATGGTGCTCGAGGTGATCCTGTTCCATCTGCTCCTTGAGGAGCTCCAGCTCCCGTATGCCGGAGACCGTCACCTCGTACTTGTGCGTCACCAGAGACCGATAGAAGTGTATGGCGAAAGCCAGGAAGATAATCATCACGGGTATCAGCACCACGCAGGCCGACCAGGCCGCCGGCGGGCTCAGATCATAGAACTTTACCCAGCACAGTATGGCTATCTCCAACAGGAATAGGATCAA is a genomic window of Drosophila miranda strain MSH22 chromosome Y unlocalized genomic scaffold, D.miranda_PacBio2.1 Contig_Y15_pilon, whole genome shotgun sequence containing:
- the LOC117189313 gene encoding protein three rows-like — translated: MTTTLVLLARKMRTDSEVVPGHWPYQYQCAAGGFEAQKTKFSIKETAENSLEELIVKNNLLELNIKREHRLVELATSAIANFAAFFERADQEPLGCDDTPIDWEALIDDAVAAAMALSTMATWRRPMKLAADTQDWQMLDERFTYLRALTHFLGQDHLNSNQQLQLSEEVDRAQELLDDLWPQLQNGWFYKRQHTIVMLCLCHMASYYARQDYSSFSIGLQRKTRCSSLPRRPSPLRQLDTLVDSVRNYCTVSSVDLGALQLLLADLVRESTEYAANRLTAPFAFYGTTLNLVLQSGMALRTIEVLISWLWMNLQNEYLDQAQSKLRLLDHLLAIKPLSRTLVEQTSAKYIPAIAAKEDHKANAMSELTSNMLLMQLVEPIKKQNQLDVATLKSLPMHEPIPTSHQLQRYVSKQGMPPHLRDSMQLQCFYFIVGCLHARLNFLKRETDQLDDFYVGAGNWLQEDPVRTATLGSMLIVHELYHINYLRFRKKNKEALSYAEAALKSVPQTADINYSFNLMVQIKTARLELHLAFNTSPEDKRRKGVVEGTTRQNHLPERRPGSRYTRSWNCDHPSAAATAAARAAMRTRHHRIMWI
- the LOC117189309 gene encoding calcium release-activated calcium channel protein 1-like; the encoded protein is MAALRNIPKNTVAMVEVQLDPDTKVPPGMLVAFAICTTMLVAVHMLALMISTCILPNIEVVCNLHSISLVHESPHERLHWYIETAWAFSTLLGLILFLLEIAILCWVKFYDLSPPAAWSACVVLIPVMIIFLAFAIHFYRSLVTHKYEVTVSGIRELELLKEQMEQDHLEHHNNHNRNNGIHYGAAGDIV